The DNA segment TGATCTGGATTATCCTCACGCTGTTAAATATACTGTATGCATAACCAGTATATTTAGACGTCAGGAGGAAAGATGAAACTGCAGCTTTTCAGCACCGGGAAAGCACTCCCGCCACAGGCCCATCCGTTGTTTGCAGACCTGGCCAGCTGCGGTTTTCCGAGCCCTGCCGCTGACTATGTCGAGTCCGACCTGGATCTCCATGATTACTGCATACGGCACCCGAGCGCGACTTACTATCTCCGTGCCAGCGGTGACAGCATGTCCGACGGCAGCCTTTACAATGGCGATCTGCTGGTTGTGGACAGTGCAGAGAAGCCCCGGCACGGCGATATTGTTGTGGCCAGCGTGCAGGGGGAGTTTACGGTTAAACGGCTTCTGCTGACGCCACGACTGACGCTGCAGCCAATGAACGCCGCCTGGCCGCCGATTTATCCCGACCCGGACGATCTGGATATCTTTGGCGTCGTCACGCACATCATCCACCGCCCGAGGGAGATGTACTGATGTTTGCCCTGGCCGATGTGAACAGCTTTTATGCCAGCTGCGAACGTGTTTTCCGCCCGGATTTGCAAGGAAAGCCGGTTGTGGTGCTCAGTAATAACGATGGCTGCGTTATCGCAAGAAGTGCCGAGGCAAAGCCCTGGATCAAAATGGGCATGCCGTGGTTTCAGATGAAAAACGAAAC comes from the Enterobacter kobei genome and includes:
- the umuD gene encoding translesion error-prone DNA polymerase V autoproteolytic subunit; protein product: MKLQLFSTGKALPPQAHPLFADLASCGFPSPAADYVESDLDLHDYCIRHPSATYYLRASGDSMSDGSLYNGDLLVVDSAEKPRHGDIVVASVQGEFTVKRLLLTPRLTLQPMNAAWPPIYPDPDDLDIFGVVTHIIHRPREMY